TGTGGGAAACTCTTTCGTGAGCTGATATTTGAACGATGTTTTAGCAGCCCGAACTGGACACTATCGATCAGCATCGCTTCAGAGCAAAGACAAGGAGTTTGAGATGCTATTCAAGATATGTATTTCTCTGGCTATATGACATTATACTGTGCTAAATTTGCTGTAAAAAGAGAGATAGAACTGAAGCACTATTTGTGACAAAATAATCAATAATCAGCTGATTTAATGGCCGCAAAATAAGAATATATATTAAAAGTTGGTGTTAAATTACCAAAATTCCTGATTAATACGTAAATGCAGATCGAAAGCGAGTCAATATTATTTGAAAGCACTCACAAAATCAGCTCTTGTTGCATTTAAATGGTGGATGGTGCGCAGTCCGCAAGAACAAATCCTGAAATACAAATGGGCAAAAACGAAGCAAAGTACTCAAATAAATGCCAGAACAACTAACTCAAGGTGGGGCTcttgggggggaggggggatggTAAGCATTTGAATAACTCCCGTACGATGTGACATGACAGATATAGAAGATGCAATTTGAGCATAATTGAAATGCAAATCGTACGAGCGGACCATTGCAGACCGTATCGGATGGGGTGAGGCAATGCGGATGTGTGATAGTAGTAATGATTTCCAGCAGGCAGTTGCTTCCACCGcaaatttcaattttctgaGCAAATCATACGTAAACTTTTCCGAAGGATGGTCCCTGTAATCAGTGAAgcatttgacttggcctttcATCATCCAGTCTCCCATACCATGCCATACCATGCCATCCCATTCGGGTCGGACGTGAACTCCTTGGCGACACTGTGGCTGCCACAGAAACTTTTTGCCGGCCAATCACCAAGAATCGTTCGGTCCCTTTTGCCCCTCCCGAATGGGGTGGTTCAAACTCGTTActtgtaaataaataaaaggcGAAATTACAAAATTATTTTGACCACAAATGCTGGGAAAATGCTGTCCCGGAAAAGTGGGCGTTGCGCAAAGTGCCGACGTCAGTTGGAAAATCTTTTGGCCAAAATGTTGATGACAACCCAAATATGGCTACTAATGCAATTATGGTGGAGCATGGGTGCGGTACTTTTGTCTATTAAAGGGTCTGGCATGGTCCAGCAATGAGATGCGGGCCCTGATGAGGGAAGCGATTTAATTGACAATGCAAATTGAATCAACATTTGTAAGTTTCTAATCGAATTAGCCGACAAAATGGCTCTCGGTTCGTTCTCTTCTTCAATGGCTTTTGTTGAGGCATTTCTACTACACCAaaacagaagcagaaacagaagcTCTTTGGCCATAATTCAATTTTTGATTTACCAATGACTCGGTCCCCAGGCCCGCCCCCAGAAGAGTTGAGTGGCATGTTAGGGGATTGAGTTTTGAGGTTTTGGCTTCATTTGCAGGCAACTCCTTTGGCTATCCTGGCTCTTTTTTTTGTCACTGGCTCACTGCTCAGCAAATAAACTGTGCGTTTTCATTGCGGCAGTTGACTGCAGCCGGCTTGACCACACACACTCTTTCACAGAGAGCTCTTGCTGCAGCAGGGAATGGATTTTGGAGACCTGCCCCGAGTGGACCTAACCACTGAAACGTGACTTAACTGATAAAATGTTGCAAGTGATGGCTAACCGAATAATTTAACGCCAAAACGAAGCTGcaatgctctctctctctctcactctccctctccaCTCAAGTATTTTGCAGATTTTGTTGCCTACTTTCGGGGATGCTTCATAATAGGAAAGAACTCTCTCGAGTTCCAGTGATTTGGGTTTCTTTTAGTTATTTCTTTTTTGAATTCTTATGGGAAAACTCCTCAGCTGAACATTGAGTACCGGCTCGTGGGTAGTACTCGTTGCGGTCAGAGTATGCGAAGGCCTGCTGCAGACAGTAATCATTTCGTTTAGGCCAGAAACGGTTGGCCTTTGGGCGACTGTTGAGTGAGATGCCACCTGTTGGTGAATTGAAGGCAAAACACCCGAATCTCCTGCCTGGCCCATCCACGCGCTTATCACGGCCCTTGCCTCTGAAGCCTTCGTCAGACAATCCCCGACATTAAGACGCTGCCAATGTGTAATAACTGGCAGCTTGAGATGAAGGACaagagccaaagccagagccacaaCTAGGGCTGAAGATGGAGATTGAAAAGCAGtctgggcgtgggcgtgggcgtgggcgcgGGAGGTGGGGGGTGACAGGCTGTGGTGCTGAGCTAGCAGAGGAGCATCAGCATCAGATTCAGCAGTGGCTAAGAATGTGACAATGCTGAGCCCATTTGACATGAGCATGATATAATAAAAACCGCAAACAAGTAATGCCTACGTCCCGTCTCCATCTCCgtcttttttttcttgctcggCATCCACTGAGGTCCAAGGCGCAGATAACAACGACTGCGAGAGCCGGGACGGGGCGGGTGAAAGGAGCTGATGACTATTCAAGTGCTGTTGTCAGGTCATCCAGTGCCACATCCTGAGCCAGAAGCGGGGCCAGTGGCATGAAGCATGCCGTTATCCTTTTGCGTGATTAAGCCACAAGTGCGTGACATTTTAATGCGACATTTATGCTCCGGACAAGAGATTATTATTGAAAATGCGCGCCCAGTCTCGCGTGACACCATCAACAAGGATAACAGGAGGAGCAGTGCCATCCAGCAGCAAGGATAACAACACAAGTTGCTTAACGCCACCCCCCCGCCCAGAGCttatatatactcgtatatttaTTTTCCCATTTGACACCCAAGTGACAACTTTTGTTCAGTTCGGCCACTCCCCAAGCAGCCTCCATGTGAAATCATAATCTGCTGACATAGCTGATCTCTGGCCCAGGCTTTCCCAGGAGCTGATGAAGATGAAATGAAGTTCGTGGAAAAcatcaaatatttaattaaaagaaACCGCAACACGGTGCACAATTGGCAAATGCCGGCGGTGGCCTGGTGGTTCCTCTGCTTATAATTAATGCACCCCCAATAGACTTGCATATAGAGAGTATAATAGAGGAAATTGGAAGTAATGGAAACCTTAAAGAGACCTGCAACACTCACACAGACAATACAAGTAATCATTTAAGCCATATTATACTCAAAGGAgcaaatgtacatatgtatattgtacATAGGAATAGAGAGAGACTGTAATCGATACTTTGAAGAAGAGTTCCTCAGAGCAGCCAAATCGATtcttgatgttttgttggtCCTTGGCTTCGAGTGCAGTGCTTTGCCGGGGGGTGGGGCAGGGGTTGGGCACATGGGGCACATGCACTTTCACGAAGGAAGCGGAAGCTGCTCGGTAGCTTGGGTAATCGATATGTTTCAGAGTGCTTGTTATCGAAGAATGGATGGTAATAGCTTTCAAGATGAGTAGCAACAGCATGGTCAGTTGATAAACAAAATGTGTCTTAAGACAAAAGCCAATACTCTTATAATATATTTCTCATTTTGTGTCCATGATGTAACAGCCAaggtatatttttaatataCCATGATTGAGAGTGTTTCTGGATAAGTACTGGCTTTTCCCATATATCGCTCTAATTGCTTTCATCTTATCGTATCGCTCATGTCCTCGggaaatttggtatccacattcGAAGAAGAGGAGAATAGGACGTAGTCTTTCGCTGAAAAACCTCAAAGACTAACTCGGATAGAAGCCAAAATTATCGTTTTGTGGCCAAGGATTATGGCTTGATGTGTTTCTACCTAGTATCCTTGCTGGTAATTGGAACAGTGCAATAATTAATACATAAAATGATTGTTTATTTCGCTTGTCAATTTAATTATATTGCTTGattaaataattatttttgtgctGAATGACCAAATGCACGGCCCTGTCATCCACAGATACATTCAATGGTTAATTTGACAATCACATAAAATATTTGAAGGCCCTTTTTAAAATGCATCGACTGGTGTGTTGCAGATTTATTAATTTAAGGCCCTCACACAAGCCTCGAAGATTAATCGATTGTCTTTCAACATTACTAGATCTTGGATGGAAAAGAACAAAATGGatcaattgaaaaaaatgtaaCTACTCATTTaacatattttatatattttttggtatCGCTACCGTGTGGTAGATTTTTACCagccaggctccgtttttcaaaaggaaaaaaatagatgacttattaatgcattaacataaacttgacACCTATATCAGGGTAATTAaacttttggttttttttataaataattttattttaacccAACCTCAAATTTGGCTCGGAAAAAATTGGCCAgggcaacaagaacaacacgttaaaacgaaaacgaaacgttttggctgaaaacgtaatccgcaaaagtaagtgaaaaacggagcctgcctgTATATCTTGGATTTTCGTGCACACTGCACGAGGAGgagtgtgttagagagagatggagaatGCCTAGGCGCGTGGACTAGGGTAGGACTTCTGGCTATCagaatgatccgatctgatcaaGATTCGGCGATCCGCTGGCTATGATTATTCTCTATGAATTAAAATTGTGGATTTACGATGCCCCTATACTCTTCGAGTACCGGCTATACAAAAGTTGGTGCATTCATTTGGGCAGTTTCCAATTTCCATTGTGTGTGCTGCGGAAAATTCTCGCTCTGTGTCCGCGGCGTCTCCACTCTGAGTCCCCGCACAGAATCTTCCACATGAAAGGCCGCTTTGTCGGACGGCGGACTCCTTGCCAACCTCGAAATGCTGCTGAAAACCCTTTCTGGTAACTTAAGCTTCAATTTCGACTCTATTAGGGAACTTACCAGTACCCAGAATCCATGTTCCGAGTGTGTATGCTCTTTTGCTGGTGCTGGCATGCCGATGGGGCCGGGACCTGCCTTATGGCATCGCATTTTACCTTGACGGGAGTACTGGGACTGCCGCCTGCTTCTAACCAAGATGTGCCACTGGcccccactgccactgccactgccacggTCTGTAAGCTACTTGAAGGAAATGTGTTGCATAGTTTAAGGATGCTGCacaaagagcagcagcagaagccaGGAGCTAGGAGCTAGGAGCCAGGACCTGCTGGAGTAGCAGCAACGGGACTATCAACTATAGTCGAGGAAATTACTTTTAACATTTCGAATGCCGTCTCCGGGAAAGCTGGCCCCCGCACCCCGCACCACACTCCCGCCGGGGCAGCCGCCGAGCAGACAGCAGCACAAAGTGtgtatttatattaaaaaaaaaaaggagaacaCGAAtgaaataaagttaaaaagaACGAGAGTAGAAGGAGGTTGGAAGAGTAAAGCAAATGAAAAACAGGAaaattatttgatttttatgcaTTTCACTTAAGCAACAAAAAGGGGCTCCACAGCTCCAtcgccagcgccagcgccaacgccaacgccagcGACGAAGATGAAGACAGAagacagaagcagcagcagcagcccgatGGAGGAGCTCAAGAAGCGTGGAGCATGAACAGCAAGGACACCAAGAAAAAAcccctggagctggagctgtagctgtagctggagctggagctggaggggACATGCATGCATTATAGATGAACTTGCCGACGAACGAAATAAAGCAAATAAATGCAATCAGGAATAATAATTCCAGGGGCCAAGACAGCCGTCGGAACGGGATAACTTGATTTCCCATTACATGGCGTGGGAAATCCCCCCTGTCCCGTCGCCGTTCCCGGCCAATCCCCCCGGAACGCATAAACAACGATTTCCATGGATCGAAACTCCatgggttttttttctttttttttgtgaggGAGAGGCCAGGTCATGCACTTGGCTCGTAAATAAAGCCAAAAGCCTATCTTCAGGGCTCTGCCCACAACAAGGTGGAGCCGTAGAGCCGAAAAGGAAAAACCGATGAAAAAGAGGCGCCACAAGGACTACACTTTGTGTTTTTCACTTGGAAAAACTTAATTATGCATGGTTAACACGAAAACTCAATAAATTTTCAAATAAATTCACATGCGGCAGAGGGcggcagaaaaaaaaaaaaacaaccacAGGAAAATGGGGGAAATCTCCGTCTCACCGTGTATGTAAATTTTATTTACCAAAGGATTTTTCACCAAGTTTCCTGCCACACAGCCGACTCTCTGTTGCATTTAGATTTATTTGCAACGTGTGTGTTATGTAAAACCTATTAGGCAGCGGGTGGGTCCAGGGGGGCGCAGTGGGAGGGCCAGCCCCAACTGTTGCGCCAATCGGGTGGCAAATGCGAGTGGGAGGGAGTCGGCGGCGGCACCTTTACGCTCCAAACTAATCGCCTGTTGAAAATGCCTCTCGCACTGCCGCCCAGAATTTATTGAGTTCTCATATTGAGCAatgctataaaaataatgaaGCAAAGCCATGGGCCCTGGGCCCTGGGCACAGGGAGGCTTGTGGATGGAAAAGCCTCTAGTCGATGCGGTACATCCAGCATCGAAGCATTTCCCTTTGAAGATGGGAACGATTTCAGGCAGAGGGACAGCAAATGGTGGCATTTCAGGAATCCAAAGATCAGAAATGAAGAATTAACATTAAGCAGGAGATGGCAGATCCTTCAAGATTGGTATGAACCATATTGAGAGAAAGTTAATTGGTGACCCCCCCAAAAGACTTTATAAGAAGGTGACCCCGCTCTAAAGGTGCAGAGACAGTGCTTCAGATCGGAACCACTAGAACCGAATGCAGTACAGGGCACACTCGCTGTCGTCGACAGCCGGCTTACCCGAAGCCCACGGAGCTTAGCGTgtgtcctggacaggacaCCCAAGGGAGAAGTTCAACAACGAGAGGAAGGGAGGCGGAGAGGATGCTGTGAATACTTTGGAAAAAGTGGCAGGAGAAGCAAAAAGTGAAATGAAGCCGAAAGGCAAATAGAGCATAAATTACGCAAATCCAACACGACACTTTACAGCGTCGACTCCGGGTGGCACTGGTACTGGCAGAGCGGCAGAGTGGCACAGTGGAAGTGGGGGTGTGGCAGCCAACTCGCCCACATCatgcgtatgtgtgtgtgtgtgtgtgcgcgcaTGAGGCATGCAGCATGCAGTATGAGGACAACAACAGGAAGAGCAACAAATAAGTTAAGTCAAAGTcgaaaaagcaaacaaacatGACAAAACGAGAGAGATGGCAGTCGTAGTAGAGTTGCACACACACGAGCCAGCCATCTCGCTTTCacgctgcaacagcaacagcagcagcagcaaaagtgTGGCATGCAATCAGGCGCCAAATGCTCAAGTGTCTCATTGTCAGCATGttgcatgcagcagcagcagcggcggcagtgCGGGGCATGTCCGTACGGGGCGAGGCCAATGGAAAATAAAGTAAAatgaacagcaacagcagcagcagccgctcctgtggcaacagcaacaagaaaGGACGAACCATTTGATGCTCTTTCAGGTGGTTATAGTCATCCGATACCATGGAAAAGTAAATTGGACTACAAGTATACTTGTTTTCCGAAAGATCCTTGCCAGTCCAAGACCATCGACGATGATCCAATCTTCCTGTTTGCCTTCTTTCCGGGCATTGCAAGCCTCTTGTCGCGCTCACACATGCTGCACTTTGCAAGGGTGCCAAAAAATGTTAAAGCAAGTAAATAAACATTGTATGCCATTATCAGGCACTGTCagagacaacaacaacagcaggagcagcaggagcaggacctGCAGCAACAATCAACAGCACCAGGCAACATAATTTGCAGTTGCAACTGAGAACTTTTCAATGGTTTGAAGCTGAAAAAGCTGACAGGCCCCGAACCTTTCCTTtcctcccaaaaaaaaaaaaacaaaaaaaaagaaccaaaAATAACTAAAGAGAAGGGCAAACAAGAAGGCACCAGTGCATGTCCTGGACAGTGGCACAAGTCCGATTTGGCTTTGGTTTGAAAATAGGCTTAAGAATGGTCCATTTGTCAGGGTTTTCATATCCTCAGGGAATCGCTTGCATTAAACGAATTGTACTGAATTGAATAATAATCCAGAAATGTATTAATTTGTGCCATTTCTTTATAGAACTCTTGACCTGACTCTTTAAGATACTCTCTACATATTTTTCAAGGCATAAAGACATAAATCGGTTAAAAGAATACACTTTGAATAGGTCCTTTGATAGGTATTGATCTTATGGAATAGTTTTATGCTTTAGCATTACAAGAATTAAAGCAAAACTCACAACTAGTCCATGGATCTATAAACGAATCCTGAGAAGCTGGATCAATTATGTATAAATGCTTTCAGCCAAATTGATATCCCCTCGAGGTAAAGAATTAATTTATTCGAATGCAGAATATACGATTTTTCAACAAAAAAGTCTTCCACACACGTTCTACGCCAAAAGACAATCAATTTTCCAATCGATGGTCCACTGTGCTCGTGATGGTCTGCTCTGTAGCTGCCGGCAAAGTAAAGTCCATTGCCAGGCATAAAGCCCGGATATGCCGGCGAACCTGAaactgtgtctgtgtgtgtgtgtgtgtgtgtgtgcctgtttTGAATGCATGTGTTAGTGGTACACATGTACGAGTGCgcgtatgcgtgtgtgtgtgtgtgtgtatgggttTTTGTATGCAACTGCATGGTTGAACAGTCAATGGCGGTGTTGCCCCAAAAGGCCGGAAGTGCAGTCGAGCAACAACGATTGCCAACGAactgtatgtgtatgtgtatgtgcatgtgtgtgtgctggtgtgctagtgtatgtgtgtggctAAACAAAAGTGGCACAACGAGCCAAAGTTGGGGCTTAAAACAAcagcgaaaaaaaaagaagcaaaCGACCCCaacgaaacgaaaagaaaagcCAACAACACAAGTTGACATAGAAATTGTACAAACTGAAAATGATTTGTGTGCCCCACACCCTCGACAcaacacacagccacacaagcacacaagcacaaagccaaagccaaagatCCATAAACATGGATAGCTGGTTGTACGAGTAGGTGTGGATATAGTGCATCAAGGAACAGGTAAGTCCTGTCTCAACCACTGCTTCGGACAGACAACCAACCATACAGTGTATTCCAACATCATTATCTGTTCGATTATTTCTACTTACGTCATAAATACTTCATTCCTTGCACAGTCCTTGTGTGTACTACTCATGCTTAAAAGTCTAGAATTAGTCTGAAGCTCTATCAAGTATTTCTTAAACTTCTAGAAACTATCAATGGACTCGATGACATAGAGAGAACCTTCCAGATTTACCCTAGGAAAAGATTCTTCCGTTTAAGTTATCATTAGGCCAAAGTATTCAAAGTAATCTTTCTACAAATATAAAACCGTTTTAGACAAGGCCATGTTTAAGCTTTCAAATAGAATCTTTGCTCTTTAAGCAACCCACTATGGAAGTGAATGGCCCCTGgtcctgtgcctgtgcctggtCCTGGTGCTCGTGCCTCCAACCAATGATGCACAAGTGAGGGAGGCACAGAGGAGGAGGGAGGGAGGAAAACCAACCGAGTTGGCAGTACCAACATCAGACAGTCGAAATTGCAAATTATGTTTTCGGTAGTCGTCGGCGCCAGCACTGGGTGGAGGCGGAGGTGCAGGAGGGACCGACGCCCCGGGATGGCAGCGGTCTGTCTACGCTTTCAGCCGCGCTCTAATTATGCAAACTACCTGCTGTTACTCAATTAATCTTGATTACGTTTGTGTTATCCAAATACAATTATTTTGGTATTAATTACAGTGGCCAGCCGGCAGTGGATCCGGGTAGCACTCGCTTCTCGCTACTCGCTTCTCACTCTTCCATCCCCCCATCGCCATGTGGACGGAGGACCACTTTTACGACCGGAAATTGTCTGGCTCGCAGGACGAAACAATGCCGGAACATCGGCCCTGCGCCTCACCTCGCCCACGGCCACCctccacacacatacacacacacacacaatgccCTGGCTGGTATGGCTGGCATGACTTGGCCCTGCCCCAAAACGCATTAGAGCCAAGTGTTTTGTGGGTGGGCATAGCATAGCACAGCATTACCAATTCCCATTTCTATTTGtattcgtactcgtactccAATTCCAATGCCCATTTGACGCGATTCTGGACCGGCTTGCCAAGAAGGCCAAGAAGAACTTATTAGCCCAGAAAATGTTGCTTGGAGATGTCTGTGTGTTTTGACCTTAATTAGCATCCCACGAAAATGAGAGTCAAGTGATCAGAATAAAGAAAGGTATACGCTATTATTGTCTCCATGATAGCTAAAAGACAGGACATGGGTGGATGTTAGTATGAACCTCTTCAAGATGTGGTAGGATAGCCCCTATCAGTCAGTACGGCAGCCCCATTACAACCCATATCAGTCAATATGGACTCCCTAGATACGGCCACATGAAAAGTATGTATGTAGATTGACGCTCGATTATTCTAAATGGCGCATCAGGCGAAAAAAGTCGTGTTCGAAAAAGTCAATCATCCAAAAGTATTTCTATTTCACTCTCACAAAGATAAGAGCTAAAAAACAGACCGTTTTTCTACGAGAACCTTTTTGTGTCAAGTTGATAGTTGATGCACTTGTACAATAGATTCAAATCAGGGAGGTACTTTGAACTGAGGAAATTGTCATTACATTTTGCGTAATTGGTAATGTTTTAACGAGTATCATTTTGTGAAGAGGCCCACAAATTGGGTCCAACCTATTCCAACCAAACAAGtcgaacggacagacggacagacagacatggctatatcgactcggctattgatgctgatcaagaatatttatactttgtggggtcggaaacgcttccttctgggtgttgcacacatccactttctcCAAAAATCTATTATACCCCCATACTCTTTGAgtaccatatctatcagattactgaatctggatcagatcggatcatttttatagccaaaagaaacaaatcaatttgcagtagcccgacgacatgttcagacacgttttctgtctctctcgcacgcactctttgtcgtgtcgtgcaatgttagcggcgtctgtcggaggagagccatactgacgaagtattgggtataaatgtagagtagcgggctccgcagcaactcacaaagTTCCCTCTCGTTATTCCTAGAAGTATGTACAAGCCACAAGAACTACACCGAATTTCACAGGAAGAATGGAAGAAAATCACCCCTCAACAGTGCGCACGTCTTGTAGATTCAATACCAAAGCGTTGCTCCACTTTTCTTAACCAGAAAGGTCATCCCACTCAATTTTAAagtaaatttattaaaaatactAGGAATACTGggcaaattttaatttttgtaaCCATTTTTTCCGGGTGGGTTAAGTATATGAGCTGGACATTTTGGAGATGGTTGCagatttttaaattattttgcTGAATATATATTTTCATAACATGGTTATTGTTGTATTAAAACACTGACATATAGAACTAATTTGAGACCAAAAATTGGAGctgtaaaataaaaattttacTTGATTTTCGTTTAAATTCTTGGTGTAGCTCTTGTGGCTGTGAGTGTGTGAGTGTATGAGCACCTCTGTAGTAGGAGTTTACACCGTAATCTGCGAGTATGGGGTATTCATAAGAGATTGGTTTGTGTTAGAATCGGAATTAGGTAATCATATTGTCGTAGTCGGGTATGACAAGGTCTTCGGGCCTGATTTTCTCTGGCAGTCGTTCTTCGGGCTTCTGCTTGCCCACCAGCTGGAAATCATAGTTGAAGAAGTCAAAGACATAGAGCTGTTCGGGGTTCACATAGTGAAAGGCCACTGGATATTCGGAGAGGCAGTCCATGCACTGTCGTGTAGAGAGGATAGAGAATGCTGTAGAGGCTCCATTGGAGGATATTATGTGTAATCCATGCACCCTTACCGATCGAACCGAGTAGTAGGCGTACTTGTACAGCCAGAAGTCCAATCCCGAGTAGCCCGAAAGGAGCATGTCGAAGGGCAATAGGGGGTAAAATCGGGGGCGCAACTTCGAGTCCCTTGAGTCGCCAGCTTTCACATCCAAGTTGAACAGACAGCTGCCCATCTCCACGTCCTCGGCATTATTGTCCTGCTGCCGGCACTTTGTGCTGTCGTTCAATCCCTCAGCGAAAATACGCAGTGCCTCCCGGCTCAGAACATAGCCACTGCCACCAGACATGTAAGACTATCGATTCGCTAAGGTAAATAGTTACAGATTAGGGGGCACAAATCATTTACCTCGTTCTTCTTGTGCGCTCCGACCATCTTGAAGTTGTAGCCAAAATATATGGCCTGGTCGGGGGAGTACGGATAGAGCATATAGCGGAGATTCTCCAGGAACACGTAGCTATAAAAAGTTACTCAAATCCAATAGTTCTTTTAGACTGGCGCTAAGCTTCCGTTCCCAACCTACGTGTCATCGTCGGCCTTCATGAACCAGTCTGCCTCGTCCCGCATGTGCTCGTAGATGTGGGTGAAGGCCTCCTTCGTCTTGCCCCAGAGCACCTCGTACTTGTCGGACTTGTTCAGCACAATGGTGGGCAGCTCGTCGTCCGGCTCCGAGGTCATGAAGTAGATCTGGTTGCACCGTTTGCCCCAGGTCCGCATCACGTGCACCGCCCTCGATTTGTGGTACTTGGGCGTGGTCAGTACCCAGCAAAGGACTCGTACCTCGCGCCGCAGCTGCTCGGCCAGTGTCTCGTTGCTGAGGTGCCGCGGACTATGCCCATCGGGATCGCGGGCTCCAGCCGTC
The Drosophila miranda strain MSH22 chromosome XL, D.miranda_PacBio2.1, whole genome shotgun sequence genome window above contains:
- the LOC108150761 gene encoding glycoprotein-N-acetylgalactosamine 3-beta-galactosyltransferase 1 isoform X1 — its product is MGGHYITLEQRHRLSDSTLYPGSASGGVVGGSRVGHRRLSSCQVLLLVLVAGSSVIALYGYWDVMMLTAGARDPDGHSPRHLSNETLAEQLRREVRVLCWVLTTPKYHKSRAVHVMRTWGKRCNQIYFMTSEPDDELPTIVLNKSDKYEVLWGKTKEAFTHIYEHMRDEADWFMKADDDTYVFLENLRYMLYPYSPDQAIYFGYNFKMVGAHKKNESYMSGGSGYVLSREALRIFAEGLNDSTKCRQQDNNAEDVEMGSCLFNLDVKAGDSRDSKLRPRFYPLLPFDMLLSGYSGLDFWLYKYAYYSVRSCMDCLSEYPVAFHYVNPEQLYVFDFFNYDFQLVGKQKPEERLPEKIRPEDLVIPDYDNMIT
- the LOC108150761 gene encoding glycoprotein-N-acetylgalactosamine 3-beta-galactosyltransferase 1 isoform X2, which gives rise to MTRSYVFLENLRYMLYPYSPDQAIYFGYNFKMVGAHKKNESYMSGGSGYVLSREALRIFAEGLNDSTKCRQQDNNAEDVEMGSCLFNLDVKAGDSRDSKLRPRFYPLLPFDMLLSGYSGLDFWLYKYAYYSVRSCMDCLSEYPVAFHYVNPEQLYVFDFFNYDFQLVGKQKPEERLPEKIRPEDLVIPDYDNMIT